From a region of the Drosophila ananassae strain 14024-0371.13 chromosome XL, ASM1763931v2, whole genome shotgun sequence genome:
- the LOC6502911 gene encoding mitochondrial import receptor subunit TOM20 homolog B: protein MTFLGLGLGALMFLGYCVYFDRKRRSDPNYRRLVHERRHRQRLQTMRRHVADREQVAMALDPNDQAALELYFLSEMKTGEELISQGRLDEGLTHLANAIALCAQPTKLLEILQATFPECIFRPLVAKLLEMRQRN from the coding sequence ATGACTTTCCTTGGTCTGGGACTGGGGGCCCTCATGTTCCTGGGATACTGCGTTTACTTTGACCGGAAGCGGCGGTCGGATCCCAACTACAGGCGGCTTGTGCACGAGAGGCGTCATCGGCAGCGCTTGCAGACCATGCGGCGTCACGTCGCCGATCGGGAACAAGTGGCAATGGCGCTCGACCCCAATGACCAGGCGGCCCTCGAGCTATACTTCCTCAGCGAGATGAAGACGGGCGAGGAGCTCATCAGCCAGGGTCGCCTGGATGAAGGCCTGACGCACTTGGCCAACGCCATTGCATTGTGTGCGCAGCCGACGAAGCTCCTGGAGATTCTCCAGGCCACCTTTCCGGAGTGTATCTTTCGGCCGTTGGTagccaagctgctggagatgCGCCAGCGCAACTGA